The genomic region CAACGGCAGTGGGTACAGCCGGCGTTGGGTCCGCAGTGGGCAGGCTCATGCATCCTGCCAGCAGGAGGAACAGCATCAGGGCCCAGAGTTGGCGCATGCGGTGTGCTCCCAGGCGGAGTTGGCCCCGGCAGAGCGGGTGACGAGATGACGGTTACTGGTCCGTAGATTCTCCCAGATGTGCTTCGTAGGCGTCCAGGAAGCGGCGCAGGACCGCTTCTGTGGCCCGCAGTTCTTCCACCCACGAGCGCAGGTAGTCCTCGCCGGCCGGCGTGATACGGTAGACGCGGCGGGGCGGGCCGCCGGCGTGCTCGGTGTCCCACTGGGACGTCACCATACCCGTCTCTTCCAGGTCTCGCAGGATGCGGTAAATGCCGCTCAGGTCCGCC from Anaerolineae bacterium harbors:
- a CDS encoding lipoprotein localization factor LolB, with product MRQLWALMLFLLLAGCMSLPTADPTPAVPTAV
- a CDS encoding helix-turn-helix transcriptional regulator, which produces MHGRGFRGPWGGPFAGGIRPRRIRRFIEPALLLLLHQGPNHGYGLAEGLRRLGLGDYPADLSGIYRILRDLEETGMVTSQWDTEHAGGPPRRVYRITPAGEDYLRSWVEELRATEAVLRRFLDAYEAHLGESTDQ